A part of Mesoplodon densirostris isolate mMesDen1 chromosome 10, mMesDen1 primary haplotype, whole genome shotgun sequence genomic DNA contains:
- the PPM1M gene encoding protein phosphatase 1M isoform X1, giving the protein MSANWFRRRFLPGGPLPAPRPPRPRASPVPYRRPRFLRGSGSSPGTADASCRPDARPVRSPVRGRALPWNAGYAEIINAEKSEFNEDQAACGKLCIRRFEFGVEEDQEWLTLCPEEFLTGHYWALFDGHGGPAAAILAANTLHSCLRRQLEAVVEGMVATQPPMHLSGHCICPSDPQFVEEKGIRAEDLVVGALESAFQECDEVIGRELEASGQVGGCTALVAVTLQGKLYVANAGDSRAILVRRDEVRPLSSEFTPEAERQRIQQLAFLYPELLAGEFTRLEFPRRLKGDDLGQKVLFRDHHMSGWSYKCVEQSDLKYPLIHGQGRQARLLGTLAVSRGLGDHQLKVLDTNIQLKPFLLSVPQVTVLDMDQLEPQEEDVVVMATDGLWDVLSNEQVARLVRSFLPGNREDPHRFSELAQMLIHSTQGKDDSPTQEGQVSYDDVSVFVIPLHNQGQGRSSH; this is encoded by the exons ATGTCCGCCAACTGGTTCCGGCGCCGCTTCCTGCCTGGGGGTCCGCTCCCCGCGCCGCGGCCGCCCCGGCCCCGCGCCAGCCCCGTGCCCTACCGGCGGCCCCGCTTCCTGCGCGGCTCGGGCTCCAGCCCCGGCACCGCCGACGCCTCGTGCCGCCCGGACGCCCGGCCAGTGCGCAGCCCGGTGCGGGGCCGCGCGCTGCCCTGGAACGCAGGCTACGCCGA GATCATCAATGCAGAGAAATCTGAATTCAATGAGGATCAGGCGGCCTGTGGGAAGCTGTGCATCCGGAGATTTGAGTTTGGGGTTGAAGAGGACCAGGAATGGCTGACCTTGTGCCCAGAGGAG TTCCTGACAGGTCATTACTGGGCACTGTTTGATGGTCACGGTGGTCCAGCTGCAGCTATCCTGGCTGCCAACACCCTGCACTCGTGCCTACGCCGGCAGCTGGAAGCCGTGGTAGAGGGCATGGTGGCCACTCAGCCCCCCATGCACCTCAGCGGCCACTGCATCTGCCCTAGTGACCCCCAGTTTGTGGAAGAAAAGGGCATTAGGGCAGAAGACTTGGTGGTCGGGGCTCTGGAGAGTGCCTTCCAGGAGTGT GATGAGGTGATCGGGCGAGAGCTGGAGGCCTCAGGCCAGGTGGGTGGCTGCACAGCCCTGGTGGCTGTGACCCTGCAAGGAAAGCTGTATGTGGCCAATGCTGGGGATAGCAG GGCCATCTTGGTGCGGAGGGATGAGGTACGGCCCCTGAGCTCTGAGTTCACCCCGGAGGCTGAGCGGCAGCGGATCCAGCAGCTG GCCTTTCTCTACCCTGAGCTGCTGGCTGGCGAGTTCACCAGACTGGAGTTCCCTCGGCGACTGAAGGGGGATGACTTGGGGCAGAAGGTTTTGTTCAGGGATCACCACATGAGCGGCTG GAGCTACAAGTGCGTGGAGCAGTCGGATCTCAAGTACCCACTGATTCATGGACAGGGTAGGCAG GCTCGGTTACTGGGAACACTGGCCGTCTCCCGGGGCCTAGGAGACCATCAGCTCAAAGTCCtggacacaaatattcagctcAAGCCCTTCTTGCTCTCTGTCCCACAG GTGACTGTGCTGGATATGGACCAGCTGGAGCCGCAGGAAGAGGATGTAGTTGTCATGGCGACTGATGGGCTCTGGGATGTCCTGTCCAATGAGCAGGTGGCACGGCTGGTGCGGAGCTTCCTCCCTGGCAACCGAGAGGACCCACACAG GTTCTCGGAGCTGGCCCAAATGCTGATACACAGCACACAGGGGAAGGACGACAGTCCCACACAGGAAGGGCAGGTGTCCTACGACGACGTCTCTGTGTTCGTGATTCCCTTGCACAACCAGGGCCAAGGGCGCAGTAGCCACTGA
- the PPM1M gene encoding protein phosphatase 1M isoform X2: MGQGIGKEAPHLRRQTCPYLPAQVSRIINAEKSEFNEDQAACGKLCIRRFEFGVEEDQEWLTLCPEEFLTGHYWALFDGHGGPAAAILAANTLHSCLRRQLEAVVEGMVATQPPMHLSGHCICPSDPQFVEEKGIRAEDLVVGALESAFQECDEVIGRELEASGQVGGCTALVAVTLQGKLYVANAGDSRAILVRRDEVRPLSSEFTPEAERQRIQQLAFLYPELLAGEFTRLEFPRRLKGDDLGQKVLFRDHHMSGWSYKCVEQSDLKYPLIHGQGRQARLLGTLAVSRGLGDHQLKVLDTNIQLKPFLLSVPQVTVLDMDQLEPQEEDVVVMATDGLWDVLSNEQVARLVRSFLPGNREDPHRFSELAQMLIHSTQGKDDSPTQEGQVSYDDVSVFVIPLHNQGQGRSSH, translated from the exons ATGGGACAGGGGATAGGCAAGGAAGCCCCACACCTCCGCAGGCAGACTTGCCCTTACCTCCCAGCCCAGGTCAGCAG GATCATCAATGCAGAGAAATCTGAATTCAATGAGGATCAGGCGGCCTGTGGGAAGCTGTGCATCCGGAGATTTGAGTTTGGGGTTGAAGAGGACCAGGAATGGCTGACCTTGTGCCCAGAGGAG TTCCTGACAGGTCATTACTGGGCACTGTTTGATGGTCACGGTGGTCCAGCTGCAGCTATCCTGGCTGCCAACACCCTGCACTCGTGCCTACGCCGGCAGCTGGAAGCCGTGGTAGAGGGCATGGTGGCCACTCAGCCCCCCATGCACCTCAGCGGCCACTGCATCTGCCCTAGTGACCCCCAGTTTGTGGAAGAAAAGGGCATTAGGGCAGAAGACTTGGTGGTCGGGGCTCTGGAGAGTGCCTTCCAGGAGTGT GATGAGGTGATCGGGCGAGAGCTGGAGGCCTCAGGCCAGGTGGGTGGCTGCACAGCCCTGGTGGCTGTGACCCTGCAAGGAAAGCTGTATGTGGCCAATGCTGGGGATAGCAG GGCCATCTTGGTGCGGAGGGATGAGGTACGGCCCCTGAGCTCTGAGTTCACCCCGGAGGCTGAGCGGCAGCGGATCCAGCAGCTG GCCTTTCTCTACCCTGAGCTGCTGGCTGGCGAGTTCACCAGACTGGAGTTCCCTCGGCGACTGAAGGGGGATGACTTGGGGCAGAAGGTTTTGTTCAGGGATCACCACATGAGCGGCTG GAGCTACAAGTGCGTGGAGCAGTCGGATCTCAAGTACCCACTGATTCATGGACAGGGTAGGCAG GCTCGGTTACTGGGAACACTGGCCGTCTCCCGGGGCCTAGGAGACCATCAGCTCAAAGTCCtggacacaaatattcagctcAAGCCCTTCTTGCTCTCTGTCCCACAG GTGACTGTGCTGGATATGGACCAGCTGGAGCCGCAGGAAGAGGATGTAGTTGTCATGGCGACTGATGGGCTCTGGGATGTCCTGTCCAATGAGCAGGTGGCACGGCTGGTGCGGAGCTTCCTCCCTGGCAACCGAGAGGACCCACACAG GTTCTCGGAGCTGGCCCAAATGCTGATACACAGCACACAGGGGAAGGACGACAGTCCCACACAGGAAGGGCAGGTGTCCTACGACGACGTCTCTGTGTTCGTGATTCCCTTGCACAACCAGGGCCAAGGGCGCAGTAGCCACTGA
- the PPM1M gene encoding protein phosphatase 1M isoform X3 — MSANWFRRRFLPGGPLPAPRPPRPRASPVPYRRPRFLRGSGSSPGTADASCRPDARPVRSPVRGRALPWNAGYAEIINAEKSEFNEDQAACGKLCIRRFEFGVEEDQEWLTLCPEEDEVIGRELEASGQVGGCTALVAVTLQGKLYVANAGDSRAILVRRDEVRPLSSEFTPEAERQRIQQLAFLYPELLAGEFTRLEFPRRLKGDDLGQKVLFRDHHMSGWSYKCVEQSDLKYPLIHGQGRQARLLGTLAVSRGLGDHQLKVLDTNIQLKPFLLSVPQVTVLDMDQLEPQEEDVVVMATDGLWDVLSNEQVARLVRSFLPGNREDPHRFSELAQMLIHSTQGKDDSPTQEGQVSYDDVSVFVIPLHNQGQGRSSH; from the exons ATGTCCGCCAACTGGTTCCGGCGCCGCTTCCTGCCTGGGGGTCCGCTCCCCGCGCCGCGGCCGCCCCGGCCCCGCGCCAGCCCCGTGCCCTACCGGCGGCCCCGCTTCCTGCGCGGCTCGGGCTCCAGCCCCGGCACCGCCGACGCCTCGTGCCGCCCGGACGCCCGGCCAGTGCGCAGCCCGGTGCGGGGCCGCGCGCTGCCCTGGAACGCAGGCTACGCCGA GATCATCAATGCAGAGAAATCTGAATTCAATGAGGATCAGGCGGCCTGTGGGAAGCTGTGCATCCGGAGATTTGAGTTTGGGGTTGAAGAGGACCAGGAATGGCTGACCTTGTGCCCAGAGGAG GATGAGGTGATCGGGCGAGAGCTGGAGGCCTCAGGCCAGGTGGGTGGCTGCACAGCCCTGGTGGCTGTGACCCTGCAAGGAAAGCTGTATGTGGCCAATGCTGGGGATAGCAG GGCCATCTTGGTGCGGAGGGATGAGGTACGGCCCCTGAGCTCTGAGTTCACCCCGGAGGCTGAGCGGCAGCGGATCCAGCAGCTG GCCTTTCTCTACCCTGAGCTGCTGGCTGGCGAGTTCACCAGACTGGAGTTCCCTCGGCGACTGAAGGGGGATGACTTGGGGCAGAAGGTTTTGTTCAGGGATCACCACATGAGCGGCTG GAGCTACAAGTGCGTGGAGCAGTCGGATCTCAAGTACCCACTGATTCATGGACAGGGTAGGCAG GCTCGGTTACTGGGAACACTGGCCGTCTCCCGGGGCCTAGGAGACCATCAGCTCAAAGTCCtggacacaaatattcagctcAAGCCCTTCTTGCTCTCTGTCCCACAG GTGACTGTGCTGGATATGGACCAGCTGGAGCCGCAGGAAGAGGATGTAGTTGTCATGGCGACTGATGGGCTCTGGGATGTCCTGTCCAATGAGCAGGTGGCACGGCTGGTGCGGAGCTTCCTCCCTGGCAACCGAGAGGACCCACACAG GTTCTCGGAGCTGGCCCAAATGCTGATACACAGCACACAGGGGAAGGACGACAGTCCCACACAGGAAGGGCAGGTGTCCTACGACGACGTCTCTGTGTTCGTGATTCCCTTGCACAACCAGGGCCAAGGGCGCAGTAGCCACTGA
- the WDR82 gene encoding WD repeat-containing protein 82, whose amino-acid sequence MKLTDSVLRSFRVAKVFRENSDKINCFDFSPNGETVISSSDDDSIVLYDCQEGKPKRTLYSKKYGVDLIRYTHAANTVVYSSNKIDDTIRYLSLHDNKYIRYFPGHSKRVVALSMSPVDDTFISGSLDKTIRLWDLRSPNCQGLMHLQGKPVCSFDPEGLIFAAGVNSEMVKLYDLRSFDKGPFATFKMQYDRTCEWTGLKFSNDGKLILISTNGSFIRLIDAFKGVVMHTFGGYANSKAVTLEASFTPDSQFIMIGSEDGKIHVWNGESGIKVAVLDGKHTGPITCLQFNPKFMTFASACSNMAFWLPTIDD is encoded by the exons ATGAAGCTGACCGACAGCGTGCTGCGGAGCTTCCGCGTCGCCAAGGTGTTCCGCGAGAACTCGGACAAGATTAACTGCTTCGACTTCAGCCCCAACGGCGAGACGGTCATCTCGAGCAGCGACGACGACTCCATCGTGCTCTATGACTGCCAGGAGGGCAA ACCAAAGAGAACCCTGTACAGTAAGAAATATGGCGTGGACCTCATCAGATACACTCATGCAGCAAACACAGTCGTTTACAGCTCTAACAAAATAGACG ATACTATCCGTTACCTGTCCTTGCATGACAACAAATACATCAGATACTTTCCTGGACATAGCAAAAG GGTGGTGGCCTTGTCCATGTCACCTGTGGATGACACTTTCATTTCTGGGTCTCTTGATAAGACCATTCGGCTCTGGGATCTCCGGTCTCCTAACTGCCAG ggtCTCATGCATTTACAGGGCAAGCCAGTTTGTTCTTTTGATCCAGAAGGATTAATTTTTGCTGCAGGTGTCAATTCTGAAATGGTCAAACTTTATGATCTTCGCTCTTTTGATAAG GGGCCATTTGCAACATTTAAGATGCAGTATGATCGGACTTGTGAGTGGACAGGACTTAAGTTCAGCAATGATGGCAAACTCATCCTCATCTCCACCAATGGCAGCTTCATCCGTCTGATCGATGCATTCAAGGGAGTGGTGATGCATACGTTTGGG GGTTATGCCAACAGCAAAGCCGTCACACTGGAGGCCTCGTTTACTCCAGACTCGCAGTTTATTATGATTG GTTCAGAGGATGGCAAGATCCATGTCTGGAATGGAGAGAGTGGTATAAAAGTAGCTGTGTTGGATGGCAAACACACAGGCCCCATTACCTGTTTGCAGTTCAACCCCAAGTTCATGACCTTTGCCAGTGCTTGTTCCAACATG GCCTTCTGGTTGCCCACCATTGATGACTGA